A genomic window from Nicotiana sylvestris chromosome 11, ASM39365v2, whole genome shotgun sequence includes:
- the LOC138881095 gene encoding uncharacterized protein has product MVASIILDRVYRSCVVAIRDLEMRVDLLLSSMVDFDVILGVDWLSPCHTILDCNVKTVTLAMPRLPRVEWRGFLYYVSGRVISYLKAQQMAEKGCLAYLAFMRDVSVDTPTVESVLVVRDFPVVFSADLLGMPPNWDIDFGIDLVSITQSISIPPYRMAPSNLKELKELLQELLDKGFIRPSVSP; this is encoded by the coding sequence atgGTTGCTTCTATTATTTtggaccgtgtatatcggtcATGTGTTGTGGCTATTAGGGATTTAGAGATGAGAGTTGATCTTTTATTGtctagtatggttgattttgatgtgattttaggagtggattggttgtcaccatgTCACACTATTCTGGATTGTAATGTTAAGACCGTGACATTGGCGATGCCGAGGTTGCCTAGGGTTGAGTGGAGAGGTTTCTTGTACTATGTTTCCGGTAGAgttatttcatatttgaaggctcAACAGATGGCTGAGAAGGGATGTCTAGCATATTTGGCCTTTAtgagggatgttagtgttgatactcctACTGTTGAGTCTGTTCTGGTAGTGAGAGACTTTCCAGTTGTGTTTTCTGCAGACCTGTTGGGCATGCCACCTAAttgggatattgattttggtattgatctggtgtcgaTCACTCAGTCTatctctattccaccatatcgcatGGCACCATCAAatttgaaagagttaaaggaactgcttcaagagttgcttgataagggtttcatcaggcctagtgtatcaccttag